Proteins from one Podospora pseudocomata strain CBS 415.72m chromosome 4, whole genome shotgun sequence genomic window:
- the COQ5 gene encoding 2-hexaprenyl-6-methoxy-1,4-benzoquinone methyltransferase (COG:H; EggNog:ENOG503NVFH; BUSCO:EOG09264A8D), with product MAAAARPALKRALPSLRSSTFLPRQQQPQCHHHVPTSRRSLSTTPSHRNDTQPTTPSDEETHFGFSTVTTSQKRALVASVFTSVADSYDKMNDLMSFGWHRIWKDHFVSTLNPGFSPLSSTSPTSPQHILDIAGGTGDIAFRLLHHAHTVNSNPNVKVTISDINRAMLSVGKSRSAALPASQQAALSFVEANAEDLRKTRPLTPILSQTEQTFFDPATATSGLEDNSVDLYTVAFGIRNFSDIPAALAEAYRVLKPGGVFACLEFSKADKHPLFNSVYKEWSFRAIPLIGQLVAGDRDSYQYLVESIERFPRQEEFRDLIKGAGFKVSGDGGWEDLTGGVAAIHRGMKPRE from the coding sequence ATGGCCGCCGCTGCCCGACCGGCTCTCAAAAGGgcactcccctccctccgcaGCAGCACatttctccctcgccaacaacaaccacaatgTCACCACCATGTACCAACATCACGACGATCTctgtccaccaccccctcccaccgtAATGatacccaacccaccaccccctcagaCGAAGAAACCCACTTCGGCTTCTCCACCGTGACCACCTCCCAAAAACGCGCCCTCGTCGCCTCCGTCTTCACGTCCGTGGCAGACTCGTACGACAAAATGAACGACCTCATGTCCTTCGGCTGGCACCGCATCTGGAAAGACCACTTCGTCTCGACCCTGAACCCGGGcttctcccccctttcttccacctcccccacctccccccagcacATCTTGGACATCGCCGGCGGCACAGGCGACATCGccttccgcctcctccaccacgccCACACCGtcaactccaaccccaacgtcaAGGTCACCATCTCAGACATCAACCGCGCCATGCTCTCGGTCGGAAAATCCCGATCTGCCGCCCTCCCAGCAAGCCAGCAAGCCGCGCTCAGCTTCGTCGAAGCCAACGCCGAAGACTTGCGCAAAACCCGGCCTTTgacccccatcctctcccagaCCGAACAGACTTTTTTCGATCCCGCGACCGCCACGTCGGGGTTGGAAGATAATTCAGTTGACTTATACACCGTCGCGTTTGGGATCAGGAACTTTAGCGATATTCCCGCCGCGCTGGCGGAAGCGTACAGGGTGCTCAAGCCGGGGGGGGTGTTTGCCTGTCTTGAGTTCTCCAAGGCGGACAAGCACCCGTTGTTTAACAGTGTGTACAAGGAGTGGAGCTTCCGGGCGATTCCGTTGATTGGGCAGCTGGTGGCGGGGGATAGGGATAGCTACCAGTATCTGGTCGAGAGCATTGAGCGGTTTCCCAGGCAGGAGGAGTTTAGGGATCTGATAAAGGGGGCGGGGTTCAAGGTGagtggggatggtgggtgggaggatTTGACGGGGGGGGTGGCGGC